TTTTAGTATATAATCCATTGTCTCCCGAGTTGCGCCAGCAGAGTTGCGGCTCTGCAGTACGTGGTCCGTTCTGCTTCGCTCAAACGGATTAACCTAGGGACAAGTAATAGTATATTTCGATCTTCTCAAGAGGGCTTACTATGTTTTTTAATTGATTTTATAGTTAACAACGAGCGTTTTGTTGCAGTTTTTACGTGTATTTTAATAATGACAGTTAATAATGACAGCATCTTGAGTGGTCAGGAGTAATATTACGTTCTAAACTAAAATAGGTTGGTTCAATCAGCAGATAGAATTAATAATGGGATAAGCGACTGAAAGCAGTATCAAAATCAGAATTATAATCATGATCTGAATCAGAATCAGAATTATAATCATGATCTGAATCAGAATCAGAATTATAATCAGGATCAGAAGAATGATCTGAATCAGAATCAGAATTATAATCAGGATCAGAAGAATGATTGTCAAATATAACAAAACAAATCAAATGTATCCGTTTTGCCATATTTGATCAATTTCTTGCCCACTATCGGGCTTTAACATGGAGGAATTTATATCTGAAAAATGTAGGTTTTTGTTTCATTCTGCACAGATTTTCTTGAGGTCGGAAATTAATTCTGGAAGAAGTTCAACAGGGATTCCCATGATCATTTCTTCATCTGCGATATCTGTATAAGCTCTGCTACCGCTGCATCCCACGGTAATTCCGATCTTTCCGTCTCTGTAAGCCTGAACTACACCGTCGGAGCAGATACTCTGTTTTCCTGCGAAACTTACTTCAAGCCTGCCTCCACTTTTGTACATGAAAGCTTGTGTGAGTAACATAATCTGTTTTGGGTTGCATATTACCACCACAACATCGGGTTTGAAAGACGTTTTTTCAAGGGGAGAGTATAAGATTGCTCTGGTGCTGTTTGGAGGGAGCATGGGGGCATTTTCCACGGTACGCCTTGCGGAGTTTATGTTGCTGAAATGCTTCAGTCCCTTGTAGTAGAATTCCCCACTACCTACTTTTGCTGGCATTGTGCCAAGGCCCATGGAAGCGGATCCACCTTTGCACATCTGGTCTTCGCCAAGGGAATAGAATTCGTCACCGGTTCTCCTTACCTGATCAATCATCTGGCAGTGTCTCATGACGTCATCTACCTTTTTGATTCCTTCGGGAATTTCTCCTCCAGTAGGGATCAGTTTTATTGCAACCGGGGAAGTCTTGAGTTTAAGGCGTTCGACCAGTTCCTGTCCGAAGTTGTTGATTTCTTTTAAGTCCATTTTCCATCACTTCTTGTATAATATTTAAAAGAATTCTGAAAAGAAATGTATATTATTTACTTATTATTTT
The Methanosarcina sp. WWM596 DNA segment above includes these coding regions:
- a CDS encoding DUF169 domain-containing protein, with protein sequence MDLKEINNFGQELVERLKLKTSPVAIKLIPTGGEIPEGIKKVDDVMRHCQMIDQVRRTGDEFYSLGEDQMCKGGSASMGLGTMPAKVGSGEFYYKGLKHFSNINSARRTVENAPMLPPNSTRAILYSPLEKTSFKPDVVVVICNPKQIMLLTQAFMYKSGGRLEVSFAGKQSICSDGVVQAYRDGKIGITVGCSGSRAYTDIADEEMIMGIPVELLPELISDLKKICAE